TTCTAATACACTATCAACTCTCAAAATGGCTTCCAAGAAAAATAAATTTGCTTCTCTTGCCCTTGGTATGGACAGTTTGGGAATGGATTTATCTTGATTTGGAAATTTCATTTGGTTGGATAACACTTGGGAATTCTCAAGCAAACTTCTGGCAATTCTTCCAATTCATTGATTTAACAGGCGTTTGGGGAATTTCTTTTTGGCTTGTGCTCTTCAATGTCCTTATTCTGCTTTTGCTCGAAACCGCTGCCTTTGACCCTAATTATATTCGTCAGTTAAGTGAAAGCTCTGTTCATCTTTCGAAAGAAACCGCATCTCTTTTAAGATCAATCATTGCTAAAGTAAGCGTTATTAAGTTATTGATGATTCTTCCACCGTTGCTTTACTCATTAACCATTTTTTCTTTGCCGGAACCAGAATCCAAATCATTAACGGTAGCTATTGTCCAACCTAATCTCGATCCTTTTTTGAAGTGGAATTCTGGACCGGAAACTTTGGTAAAAAAGCAAATCGATCCCGTTATAAAGTCTTTTCTAAATTCAACTCAAAGTTTCGATAAAAATCCGGAGTTATTTGTTTTCCCAGAAACTGCGTTTGCTTTTTACTTACTAAATGCAGGATATCGACCACTTTTAGAAAGTATTCATCAATTTTCAACTGCCTTGAATGCCCATATTCTGTGTGGCTTTGCAGACTTTATGATGTATGAAAATGATGCGGATCGGCAAGCCGGAGCAAAACGAGATCAATTTCAAGGCAAATATTTTGATTCTTTCAATTCAGCATTTTTACTTTCTCCCTCACCCAATCAACCGCTTTCTCCATATTTACCCCGTTTAAAGAGTCGCCTCTTAGACTCTTTACGAATGAATTATGAAAATCCTCAAGTCTATCATAAAATGAAATTAGTACCCTTCGCCGAGCGTGTTCCCTATATGGACTTGATTCCATTTATCTCCGATCTCACATTTTCAGTAGCGGGCATTTCGAGTTGGGGGAGAGGGAAAGAACAAAGAAATTTTCAATTTATCACAAAATCCAATGATACGGTTAAAGTGCCCGGGCTAATTTGTTATGAATCGATTTACCCAAGATTTGTTTCGGAGTTTGTGGCTCAGGGGGCAACGATGCTAACAGTTATCACCAATGACGGTTGGTTCTCAAAATCTTACGGCCCTTATCAACATGCTGCTTTCGCAAAACTTCGATGCATTGAAACTCGCCGTGCAATGGCACGATGTGCCAATACAGGAATCTCTTTCTTCATTGATCGATATGGCCGTTCGTACGGGGAAATTCCGTGGTGGGAAGAAAGAATCACGACAGCCAATGTACCGCAATATCAAGACATCTCGTTTTATGTAAGATATCCTGATTTGCTTCCAAAAATATCATTGGTTCTAATTGGCCTTGTGATTATTGGGGTTGGAGTGAATCGAATCAAGTCCGGCCAAACATCCGATCCAATTCTTCCGTCGTGATTTTGATGATGATAGGTCTTCCGTGAGGGCATACATAGGGCATTGAAGTCGCAAAAAGTTGGTCAACCAAAGTGGACATCTCCTTCTGACTCAGTTTATCTCCAGCCATTATCGAACTTCGACAGGCGTATGATTTCGCCACATTGTCTCGTCCATCCAATTGCAGTTTTTCTTGATACTCCGCCGATTGCTCTAAAAGCTCATGAAAAATTCTTTCCTCCGTTCCGGGTTTGACATCCGGCGGAATCCCTTCTAGAACAACCGTGTTATCTCCAAAGTAACGGAATGAAAAGCCCAAGCACTTTAAATCGATTTCAATCCGTTTCATTAATTCCATTTCCCAAGGCTTTAACTCCACCCTTTGCGGAAAGAGCAATTGCTGCGAATTCGGAATACCAGAATTCATCACCTTCAATGCCCGCTCATACAAAATGCGTTCATGCGCGACATGCTGATCGATGAGCATCAACCCACTTCGAATATGCGTAAGAATGTACTTGTTGTGAAGTTGCCAATGCGTGTTTTCACTTAGCGCATGAAGTTTTTGATTAAACACCTCGCCCAACAATTCAGGATTGTTACCTTGATTTGAATTGTTTCGCGGTGGCGGTGAAACTACTTCATTTTGCTGTTCAGGATAAACTTGAGGAACAAGTCTTGAAAGCTCTTCTTCCTGCGAAACACGCGAAGCAGAATGTGTTGTCTTTTCAAAAAATCGCTCGCCTCTTTTTTGAAAGGCTTGATAATCATTGTAAAGCCGGCGAGTTGAACCGGAGTCGCCATCGCGGTCATTATACCCCAATCGTTTAAATGAAAAATTAGAGGTCGCCTTTTGAATCGCGTCTTCATGATCGTTTTGAGGCAGCATCGCTTTGTAACGATCGGGTATTTCACCCATCGCAAGAGCAGGCGAAGCATCCATTTTCATTACGGCTCTTCGAATGACTGCGTGCACCATATTGTAAACCCCTCGCTCATCATCAAACTTCACTTCCATTTTCGAGGGATGAACATTCACATCAACGCGAGATGGGCGTATGGATAGAAAAAGTAAATAAAATGGTTGTTCTCGCTCGCCCAACAGTTCACCATACGCAGTTGAGATTGCATGCGTAATCGCACGATGTTGAACAACCCGTTGATTCACAAATAAAAACTGATCGTTCTTTGTTCGCTTTAGCAAGGCGGGTTTCCCGATATAGCCTTTGATGGTCATAAAATCATTGGTCTCTTCAACAGCAAACAAACTCTCCGAAAATCTGCTGCCATAGAGAACATCAAGCCTTTCCAAGAGGCTTTCATCTTTGAATTTAAAAACCTCATCGCCATCAGAAATAAAAGTATATGCGATATCGGGGTTAGCTAACGCCTGCGAAACAATACAGTCATAGATATGTTTGAATTCCGTAGCGTTTGACTTTAAAAATTTTCGCCTTGCGGGAACATTGAAGTAAAGATTTTTAATTGCAATGCTTGTTCCATCGGGTGCTGCGGCTTTTTCTAAACTCTCCATCACACCGCCATTCATTCGAATCATTGTTGCAAGTTGAGCCTCGCGTATTTTCGTTTTCATTTCAATCTGCGAAACAGAAGCAATGCTTGGTAAAGCTTCCCCTCTAAATCCAAGCGTATGAAGATTTTCAAGATCATCAACCTCTTTGATTTTGCTTGTTGCGAATCGCTCGAATGCCATCACCGCATCTTCTTCATTCATCCCGCAACCATTATCAATAATTTGAATTAAAGATTTCCCCGATTCCTTGATGATTAAAGTAATTTCATCCGCACCGGCATCGACGCTGTTTTCAAGCAATTCTTTTACTGCCGAGCTTGGGCGTGTTACGACTTCGCCTGCCGATATTTTATTGGCAATTGAATCAGGTAATTTCTTTATAATAGAATCCATTTCTTTTTGCTTCGCTTTAATTTTGCTTTTTTGAACAAAGCAAACACTTAATTCATTGTATTTGGAGATAAAAGGAGTTGAAGAGCCGCCATTCTCACTGCAACGCCATTTGAAACTTGTTTTAAGATTAAACTTCCCGAAAGCCCGCCAATCGGTGCATCAATATCCACTCGGTCTGCCACAGTTCCCGAAATTTCAATTTCTCGATTTACAGGTCCCGGATGCATTACAAATACTTCACGGCTTGCGGCGACAAGGGCATCATCCGTAAGCGAGAAAAAATTTCTGTATTCTCGTATCGAAGGAATGTAACCGGCTGCTTCTCTTTCCAATTGTAACCGCAGCACAATAACGGCATCGCACCATTTCACGGCTTTTTTTACATCGGTAAAAATCTCAATCGGGTTTTCTTCATTACCCCAAGTTTCAATTCCTACCGGCAAAAATGTTGGCGGGGCGCAAACACCTACTTTTGCTCCCATCGTCGTAAGCCCAAAAATATTTGAACGCGCAACCCTTGAATGTAAAATATCCCCTAAAATCAAAACACGAATCCCTTCAAGCTTTCCGAAACTTTGCTCCAGTGTCAGCATATCAAGCAACGCTTGGGTTGGATGTTCATGCATTCCGTCTCCGGCATTCAATATGGGTTTATGCGTCAATCGCGAAAGAATTTCCGCAGTGCCGGAGTCACTGTGACGAACAACAAACGCACTTACGCGCATTGATTGCAATGTAAAAATGGTATCGGCTAAAGTTTCCCCTTTTTGAACACTTGTGCCCGAAGACGAGAAATTTATCACACCCGCTCCCAACCTTCTTGCTGCCAAGTCAAAAGAAATTCGTGTTCTGGTTGAATTTTCAAAAAAAGCCAACACAATCGTATGACCTGCTAAAATCTTATAATTCGTTGGAGTGTCATCGGGGTTACTCGGGACATAAACTTTCGCCAAATCTAAAATTTTTTGGATGTTCTCTTTCTTTTCTCCGCGCAAACCGAGTAAGTGATTCATTTGTTTATTCTTTTGATAGCAGTATTTGAAACAGGCGATTCCGATCTTCGTTTGAATCGCACAAATCTACAATGCTTTCATTCATTTTCTTATGGTTTCATCATTTTTTGAACCTTGAGTACCATATTCTTTGAATCTTAAATCATCAAATTATTTCTAACGATGCAATTCAATCCCAATAAATTCACGCTAAGAGCCCAAGAAGCCTTTCAAGAAGCGGCTGAATTGGCCTCGAAGAACGGTCAACAAACCATTGAACCCGAGCACCTTCTTTATTCTCTCCTTCTTGGTAACGATAAAATAGGATTCCAACTTTTAGAAAAACTGGGAGTGCAAACCGAAGCCGTTCTTCAAATTCTCACCCGCGAAATCAATCGATTTCCGAAAGTCACCGGAGCGTCTGTTTCAGGTCAATATTTAGCTCAAAAACTATCACAGATACTCGATGAAGCGTCAAAACTTTCAGAATCAATGAAAGATGAATATGTGAGTTCAGAGCACCTTCTTTTGTCTATTGCTGATTCACCGACCAATGCCGGAAGCATTCTTCGCGATAGTGGAGCAAAAAAAGATGCCTTACTCAAGTCATTAGCCGATATTCGAGGTGCACAACGCATCACCGACCAAAATGCCGAAGACCGATATAACGCCTTGAAAAAATTCAGCCGTGATTTAAACGACCTTGCTAAAAAAGGAAAACTCGACCCTGTCATTGGCAGAGATGAAGAAATACGACGCGTGCTCCAAATTCTTTCTCGACGAACCAAAAATAATCCCGTTCTAATCGGTGAGCCCGGTGTGGGCAAAACGGCTATTGCTGAAGGAATCGCTCAACGCATTGTTTCCGGCGATGTCCCAGAAAACTTAAAATCAAAACTGATTCACGCGCTTGATATTGCGCAACTTGTAGCGGGCAGCAAGTTCAGAGGTGAATTTGAAGAGCGCCTGAAAGCTGTTGTTAAGGAAGTTCAAGATGCCAATGGAGATGTAATTTTATTCATCGATGAAATTCACTTGCTTGTAGGTGCAGGCGCCACGGAAGGCGGAATGGATGCTGCCAATATTCTCAAACCCGCTTTAGCGCGCGGCGAACTTCGTTGTATCGGCGCCACGACACTAGATGAATATCGAAAGTATATCGAAAAGGATGCTGCTTTAGAACGGCGATTTCAAACAGTGATGGTTGGAGAGCCCTCCATAGAAGATACGGTTTCGATTCTTCGAGGCTTAAAAGAAAAGTATGAAATTCATCACGGGGTAAGAATCACTGATTCGGCTCTTATTGCCGCAGCTGAACTATCAAGTCGGTATATCGCCGATCGCTTCTTGCCCGATAAAGCAATTGACCTGATTGATGAGGCCTCCTCAAAACTGCGCCTTGAAATCGATAGCGTGCCGGAATCGCTTGATAAACTCAATCGCGATATTCGACGACTTGAAATTGAACGCGAAGCATTACGCCGCGAACTCGATATCGATAGAAAATCATAAGTGACATCCGCGACTTATAACCAAAAAAAAGGCTGCCCATTTCGGACAGCCTTTTTTTCTACTTCACCTATGATTCAAAACATTTGAAGCTTTTCAGATGCTTTTATTTGATGAGAATCATTTTGCGCGTTTGGTTGAATGAACCGGCTTGCAAACGGTAGAAATAGACACCGCTTGAAAGATTTTGCGCATTAAACACAGCAGTATAAGAGCCGGCTTCTTTTCTTCCATCAACCAAAGTTGAGACTTCGCGACCAAGCATATCATAGACCTTCAGCAACACGGTTGAGGACTGCGGTAAGGCATACTTAATCGAAGTACTCGGGTTAAATGGATTTGGATAGTTTTGACCTAACTCAAAATTGGTTGGCCTTGCTTTCTTTTCCTCTGCAATTGATGCTACAGGTTCGGTATAGCCTATAGCAAACTCTCCAAATGCGGTTAATGGAGCTGTTGTTACAAGCGAATCGTTCACAACTGTACCGCCAAGCGATGCCCAAGCCGCTGAAGAATCTGCACGATAAAGCCAAACCAATCGATTTGAAGCCAAAGATGTTGCGAATTTACTTACAGCACCTTTGAGCACACCGTTTGTGAAAGTTCCTCCGTTCGAGAGAACATAATGGAACTCCAATATTCCGGTAACACCACTTGGCAACGCTGAAAACAGCGGGAAGTGATTAAAGAAGGCTGCCTTCGCAGTTTCACTTGAAGCGCTAACATCCGCTAAGCAAGAAACCCCGGTACTTCCAAATGAAGTCATAGATGCTGTGCCAGCAGCCATAACCGCTACGGCACTATCTGTGGCTCTTACACCGGAAGTTGGAACAAAACGATAGACAACGCCTGATTGTGGAAATTGTGCCGAAGAAGTTAAGGTTGAAACCCCAACGGTTGTTGAGCCCGTTGTCGCGTCGATAAAGTCACCTGAGCCTCCTACAGAACCTTTCATACCAATTGAGGCTGACGAAAGCGTCGCAAAAGTTGTTCCGTTCTTTGGTCCGTAAACAAACTCCACCAAATTACTTCCTTCATAAATTCGAACTTGGTAGTTAAGTGTGGCACCCGTTGCGCCAGTGTTGCTCCAGTAATCTCGAACATTAGCATATTCAACGGTAAAGACACGATTCGGCTCAGTGCCACGTACTGAGGAGCGTAATGAATCCGCACCAATCAAGATGAGATCATCCCACCAAGGTGCAAGTGCAGCTACAGGTGCAGCGGTCGTAAAGAGTGCGCTATTTGTCGCACTTGCGGCTGAACCTTCGAAAGATAAGACCCCGTTTGAACCTGCGTTCACAGTTGTGTAAGCCTTTCCATTAAAGTTTGCACTAAATGGAATTGTTAGTGAAACTGACCCATCATCGGGATCAGTAATCCCTGAACCGATTGGATTATTGAGTGAAGAGTAAACCCCTCTCGTCGTCACTCGTCTATAATTGGCTGAAAGCGGCGAACCAAAATTTAAGGCGGTTGTTGTAACCGAGCTTAAACCAGCACCACTATTCGCTGCAAACGACAGTGTGACCCCTTGCTCAACATTATTATAGGTCAAATCACTAAAGGTAACGCTACTCGCACTTTTTGGAATAACACGTGTTAATGTGCCTCCCAAAACGCCGGTTCCATTACTTAAAGAAACGGTAACCGTAACTGAATCGAGCACAGGCCGAACCACATTCGCAGAATCTTGGGTTTGAAGTGTAATGCTAAATGGCGTATTAACCAACCTCGTACCTGTAGGCTGAGCAGTTACAACCAATTTAGATGGTGTTACCAAAGTTTCTGTACGAATGCTATCAACATACATATTGTTGCCATATTGATTATTCGTCACAAACGCCAATCGAATACCTGTTCCTGCATAAGCCCGCAAATCAACGCGTTCCGTTCTCCATTGTGATGCCGTTGGAACAAATGCTGCAAAAACAGATGGTGCCGTTGAAAGTTCAACACCGCCCTTTTTGAAGAGACGCGTGCTATAAGTTTTACCTGAATCCAACGAAGCCCAAACCTCCAATGTATCCGGAGCATCGGTGAATGTTGAATACGCCACTTCAAATCCCAAACCAACATTATTTGAAACAAGAAATAGTGGTGTTTTAAGTGTATCGCGTTCACCCACTTCTTCATAATCCCAGTGATTCATGAAGGCAGAACCGCCTGTTGGAAAACCTGCGGTTGAACGTCCCCAAGTAATTGACCCTGCATCAGGGTTTGCAACTTGCCACCCTGTTGGCGGGAAGGTTGTTGCGGTGAAATTTTCCGAAACACCATTCGGAAGAGAAACAGAAACCAAAAATCGGTTACTCGTTCCGGCTGTTAGGGTCATTCCACTGCTTGCACTCACTTGAAGTGACACACTATCAGAGCTAGATGTATTGAGTGTCAATCCGGTAAAAATAGCTTCGGATTGCCCGGGTTGGAGCGTCACGGTTGTTGTACCACCAAGCGTTGCAGAACCTGAAGCCACTGAAACCGAAAGCTGCGTTTCGGTTGTAACGCCTTGCCTAAAATTTGCGTTATCAAAAGTTCTAGCGGTTAAGGTAAATTCTTGACCTGCACTTACAGTTCCGCCAATTGGCACAACTTGCACAAATGTCGGTGGTTTTTCAGAAACAAAACGAATCGTTCTTCCTGAGGTTGGTAATCCCGCAGTGGCTGTTCTTGACATATTCAAAGTTCCTGCAGCAAATCTTTGAATAAGTGCAGATGCCCACGCGGTTCCCGAGCCTTTTTGCAAAATTATCACTTGCGTTCCTACCGTATCCGCGCCTTTTAATCCGACACCAAAAGTTCGAAACGCTCCGGTACTCGTGCTTCCTGTGAATGTTCCATAGACAAATTCAACATCATTTGATGTTTCATAGAGTTTGAGTTGGAAATTCACATTGTTAAATTGCAGACCCGGAGTCGTAATACCCGTGCGGTTTTTGTCGCGAACATTCTTCCATTGAATAGTGGTCACTCGGTTTGGCTCAGTTCCGGTAGTGTGTACTCGGTATTCAGCCCCCAGCGTACCTGCTTGCAAATCATGATTCAATACCGAAATGATATTTGAATCTGCTTCTGCAATACTTGCAATCGCGCCATTAAGACCAGTTTGGTCTTGCGGTGTTTCAATAAAGAGGTTCGCTTTTGAAGGCGCATCTGAACCGAGCTTAATGAATCCATTGGTGTTAAACACGAATTCATTAAAAGTTGAGCCTCGAAACACAAATGGGAAACCAATTGAAATCGGTGCCGAATTTGCGTCATCGGTATTTGCTGTTGCAATCACGGTTCCATCTGCAGAACCAAGTTCAGTGTAGGTTCCTTGTGTGTTTGAAACTAAATTTTGATTAAAGTTCAACCTTGCGGGAGTTGCCCGAACGGTTAAAGGAATCGAAGCCGCAGTCAAACTCGGCCCTGAAGCAACAGTTGCATTAAAGTTTAATCCCGTTTCCGCTTTATCATATCGCAATCCGGTGATTGTCTTGGTATTGTCCCAAGGGTAGAAAGTGACCGAAGCCGTTCCAGTAAAATTGCCAGTACCATTTGTTACGGATACTTGAACGGTGGTCTCTCCAGTCACATTGGTCGGCGTTCCATCGGCGGATTGAACTTGCACAACCGCAGAAAATGGTTGATTGATAATCGGCCGAGAAGGAATAGTTTGAACAACTAACTTAACCGGGGTTGGTGCGTTTTGTGAATTCACAAAAAGATACCTTTGTCCATTGGCAATATTGACATTGTTCCGGTAGTTCGCCCTATCGCTTCCTTCAGTTAAAATACCCGCAGCATTCCAAGCAGTTCCAGACCCTTTGAAAACAGAAACACCCTCTGCCGGTGAAACCGATTTCATCCCTACAACCGCCGTTCTAAATTCTCCCGGATTGGTATTTGGCGTAAAAGCACCGTACGAAAACTCGACATTGTTGGTTGTTTCGTAGAGTTTCACTTGGAAATTCATCGCGGTGTATTGGCGAACACCCAAAGTTGCTGATGTATCTTTCTTTTCACGAACATTTTTGAATTGAACCGTTGTTACTCGATTTGGCGCACTACCGGAAGTGAACACACGGTATTCAACTGAATCGGTTCCGATTAAGTCCACATTGAACGGAGAAAGAATATTGACATCCGCCGTATCAGTGCTCCAAAGCGCACTACCCACAGTGGTTTGATCACGGATACCGGCAGGAAAAAGATCCGGCTTGGAAGTTGGCGAAGAACCCAATTTCACAAATCCATTGGTGTTGAGTACGAAGGAACTAAAGACATTACCCGCATAATTAAAATCAAACCCAATGGGAACAGGGTCAGAATTACTGTCATCGTTATTAGCCGGTGTAATGGCATTTCCATTCGCGCCCAAATCGGTATAAGTTCCGATTGTCGAGTTGACAAACGATAGCGGATATGTTTCTCTAAATGCTTTTGAATTAGAAACTCCAAAAGGTGCACTGGTTGCAGATACTGTCCCAGATTGATTACTAATTTGAACGGTGTAATCAGCGCCTAAAGCCAGATCACTTTTTACTGTATAGGTTGCGGTGCCATTGTTATCTGAAGAGAGACTAATGGTATCGACAACTGTTCCGGCCTTTTTCAATAAAAGCTTCACATTTCCAGAAACAGTGCCGCTCGTTGCCCAACGAACGGTTTCGCTTGCACCCGTTTTCCAGACAGTTCCCGGAAGAGGCGAAAGGAATGAAAACCCGCTCTTACCTTGTGCGGCTTCAATCGCACGACGAGCGTTTACACGTCCGTAACCTAATTCATTATTCCAAGTACCATTTGGCCGACCGGGATAATTTACAAATGAATATCCTGCAACCTTTTCAGAGGTGCTTTCAAGAATTTGTGAGAGTTGAGCGGCAGTCAAATTTGTATCTGCTGAGGCAATTAAACCGACTAAACCTGCTGCTACCGGACATGCCGCTGATGTACCGCCAAAATTTGTTGTATCACCGGCATCATATCCATCAGCACCTCTACGGTCTATGGTCAAAATACCGCTCGAAGGTCCGGAAAAGTCACCCGGAGCTACAACATCTAACGAATCTCCCCATTGCGAAAAAGAGGCGCGGCGGTCGCGATAAGTAATTGCACCCACGCCAATAACAAACGGTGCATTTGCAGGGTAACCATTGACCGTTGACGTTCCCCCGTTTCCGGTTGATGCAAGTACCAAAGCGCCTTTTCCACCTCGTGCATTTAATCGAACATTTTCAACAGCAGCTAAACGACCTGCAGTAACTCCGCCGCCGCCCCAGCTGTTACTTACAGCAGCAACGCCCGGTGTAGCCACCACTCTTGCGGCTGCGCGTGTCAAAGTTGCATCATCGGTTCCAAACGAACCGTTTGCATCAGGAGCGACGGTCGCGATATCAACCGGCATCACTTTTATGCCATTTCCAATTGAGGAAACACCGCGTCCATTATTGGTTAACGCTGCTATAATTCCGGTACACGGCGTTCCGTGATTTGAGTTTGAATTTTGAGGGGCGGGATCATTATCGTCACGAGCCGCGTCGTAAGGATTAATCACTTTTCCTTCTAATTCATAATGTGTGTAGTCATATCCACCTGCGTCCCAAACAGAAACGACAATATTTGTATCCCCTTGAGCTAAAAACCAAGCTTCAGGAGCATCGACATCCGAGCCCGGAATTCCGCCAAATTGACCCGTGTTATTCAGCCACCATTGACTGGTATAATTCGGATCGTTCGGAGTAAAGGTTGAAAAAATAGATGGTAGTTCTTTATTTCTTGAACCAACCTTTTTTGCTTGCTCCGGACGAACTGCCGGAAACTCTCCGCGCTGCAAGTCTTCAACCGTTTGAAATACCTCGGCATCTTTTTTCTCTACAGAAGTTGCGGCGGACTTTACTCTAACTTTCCCTTTTCCTTTGGGGCTTCTTAGCAAAGGCTCATCAATGACTGAAGCAGATTCAGTATCCTTTTTAACTTTTTTTCCCTTTTTTGGATCCTCTTGAGAAGGCTTTTCTTGGAAAGAAGCAACCGTTGCCATTTGTGTGAAATTGGGATGAGCATACTTTGCATATCCACTTTCATAAAGGGCTTTTGATACCTTAAACGGGTTTTCAGAGGTACGAATGATGAAGGTTTCAAAATCAGTACCTGACCCGATTCTCTCCATTACCTCATAACCACCTGCACTTAAGACTGACGCAAATTGAGTTGAAGCTCCTTTTAGGGGTGCAACAATGACTTCATTGGTCACGTAATAAACATCCCCCGTTTTATCGGTATATGCAAAATAGGCGGCTTCAACATCAGGGTTTTGGCGAATTCCCTGCAAAGCCTGAGATGCTTTTTGACCAATTCGGTAGTCGCTCTTTACTGAAAGAATTACTTTATTTCCAGCACCGATTTTCGATTCATCAAGCGGCATCAAAGAAACGCTGGCATTAACCACCGACTTTGCCTTTGCCTTACTGACCGTTGAACGGAACTTGACAAAAACTTGTGAATATACGGGTGTTAGAGACTCGACTCGCGAACCGTTGTAATAGGTTTCTCGGCTTTCCTGTGCAATTGCATTGGAAGCGATAACCAATAACAACGACGCGATGAGAAAATATTTTCTCATTTTGTTTTGTTGTTTTGTTGTTGATTAAAAAAATGTTCAGGTAAAAAAATCATTCACGAAATGTGGGAAATGTATCACATACCGTTTATCATATTTTTGATTCTAAGAATATTTTTTGGGAAAAAAAAGAGGGAGGGGGAAAAATCTTTTTAAATCTTTTCGATGACTTGCTTAAAAATGGCGGTCATTTTCGGCTCTGCATGTGAGGCCGCTTCGATGATTTCTTTCACATCAACAGGTTTTAATGACT
This DNA window, taken from Chloroherpetonaceae bacterium, encodes the following:
- a CDS encoding S8 family serine peptidase, which produces MRKYFLIASLLLVIASNAIAQESRETYYNGSRVESLTPVYSQVFVKFRSTVSKAKAKSVVNASVSLMPLDESKIGAGNKVILSVKSDYRIGQKASQALQGIRQNPDVEAAYFAYTDKTGDVYYVTNEVIVAPLKGASTQFASVLSAGGYEVMERIGSGTDFETFIIRTSENPFKVSKALYESGYAKYAHPNFTQMATVASFQEKPSQEDPKKGKKVKKDTESASVIDEPLLRSPKGKGKVRVKSAATSVEKKDAEVFQTVEDLQRGEFPAVRPEQAKKVGSRNKELPSIFSTFTPNDPNYTSQWWLNNTGQFGGIPGSDVDAPEAWFLAQGDTNIVVSVWDAGGYDYTHYELEGKVINPYDAARDDNDPAPQNSNSNHGTPCTGIIAALTNNGRGVSSIGNGIKVMPVDIATVAPDANGSFGTDDATLTRAAARVVATPGVAAVSNSWGGGGVTAGRLAAVENVRLNARGGKGALVLASTGNGGTSTVNGYPANAPFVIGVGAITYRDRRASFSQWGDSLDVVAPGDFSGPSSGILTIDRRGADGYDAGDTTNFGGTSAACPVAAGLVGLIASADTNLTAAQLSQILESTSEKVAGYSFVNYPGRPNGTWNNELGYGRVNARRAIEAAQGKSGFSFLSPLPGTVWKTGASETVRWATSGTVSGNVKLLLKKAGTVVDTISLSSDNNGTATYTVKSDLALGADYTVQISNQSGTVSATSAPFGVSNSKAFRETYPLSFVNSTIGTYTDLGANGNAITPANNDDSNSDPVPIGFDFNYAGNVFSSFVLNTNGFVKLGSSPTSKPDLFPAGIRDQTTVGSALWSTDTADVNILSPFNVDLIGTDSVEYRVFTSGSAPNRVTTVQFKNVREKKDTSATLGVRQYTAMNFQVKLYETTNNVEFSYGAFTPNTNPGEFRTAVVGMKSVSPAEGVSVFKGSGTAWNAAGILTEGSDRANYRNNVNIANGQRYLFVNSQNAPTPVKLVVQTIPSRPIINQPFSAVVQVQSADGTPTNVTGETTVQVSVTNGTGNFTGTASVTFYPWDNTKTITGLRYDKAETGLNFNATVASGPSLTAASIPLTVRATPARLNFNQNLVSNTQGTYTELGSADGTVIATANTDDANSAPISIGFPFVFRGSTFNEFVFNTNGFIKLGSDAPSKANLFIETPQDQTGLNGAIASIAEADSNIISVLNHDLQAGTLGAEYRVHTTGTEPNRVTTIQWKNVRDKNRTGITTPGLQFNNVNFQLKLYETSNDVEFVYGTFTGSTSTGAFRTFGVGLKGADTVGTQVIILQKGSGTAWASALIQRFAAGTLNMSRTATAGLPTSGRTIRFVSEKPPTFVQVVPIGGTVSAGQEFTLTARTFDNANFRQGVTTETQLSVSVASGSATLGGTTTVTLQPGQSEAIFTGLTLNTSSSDSVSLQVSASSGMTLTAGTSNRFLVSVSLPNGVSENFTATTFPPTGWQVANPDAGSITWGRSTAGFPTGGSAFMNHWDYEEVGERDTLKTPLFLVSNNVGLGFEVAYSTFTDAPDTLEVWASLDSGKTYSTRLFKKGGVELSTAPSVFAAFVPTASQWRTERVDLRAYAGTGIRLAFVTNNQYGNNMYVDSIRTETLVTPSKLVVTAQPTGTRLVNTPFSITLQTQDSANVVRPVLDSVTVTVSLSNGTGVLGGTLTRVIPKSASSVTFSDLTYNNVEQGVTLSFAANSGAGLSSVTTTALNFGSPLSANYRRVTTRGVYSSLNNPIGSGITDPDDGSVSLTIPFSANFNGKAYTTVNAGSNGVLSFEGSAASATNSALFTTAAPVAALAPWWDDLILIGADSLRSSVRGTEPNRVFTVEYANVRDYWSNTGATGATLNYQVRIYEGSNLVEFVYGPKNGTTFATLSSASIGMKGSVGGSGDFIDATTGSTTVGVSTLTSSAQFPQSGVVYRFVPTSGVRATDSAVAVMAAGTASMTSFGSTGVSCLADVSASSETAKAAFFNHFPLFSALPSGVTGILEFHYVLSNGGTFTNGVLKGAVSKFATSLASNRLVWLYRADSSAAWASLGGTVVNDSLVTTAPLTAFGEFAIGYTEPVASIAEEKKARPTNFELGQNYPNPFNPSTSIKYALPQSSTVLLKVYDMLGREVSTLVDGRKEAGSYTAVFNAQNLSSGVYFYRLQAGSFNQTRKMILIK